A stretch of Macadamia integrifolia cultivar HAES 741 chromosome 7, SCU_Mint_v3, whole genome shotgun sequence DNA encodes these proteins:
- the LOC122083996 gene encoding GATA transcription factor 24-like isoform X2, translated as MPEANEQVPLYNHDDHMQSMNHPVSQIEEEDDGAAGESIDNPHVRYEAHTLENGGVGRNLEVMDGVEEVPPDSNYLGGANFVLPSRGEGMDQLTLSFQGEVYVFDAVSPEKVQAVLLLLGGYEVPSGVSGVASSPNQRSLAEYPRRSSLPQREASLHRFREKRKERNFDKKIRYTVRKEVALRMQRKKGQFTSSKATLDETASGSSNWNGSGQDDSQQETLCTHCGNSSKSTPMMRRGPAGPRTLCNACGLMWANKGTLRDLSRTPIIVQTLSAGTQDTSANRIEQGEVNGSDLGTNNQGPPADVAANSNGNSVVTAEQ; from the exons ATGCCTGAGGCGAATGAACAGGTACCATTGTACAACCATGACGACCACATGCAGTCCATGAACCACCCTGTGAGCCAGATCGAGGAAGAAGACGACGGGGCAGCTGGAGAGTCCATCGACAATCCTCACGTACGTTACGAAGCTCACACGCTGGAAAACGGTGGTGTTGGGCGCAACCTCGAGGTTATGGATGGCGTTGAAGAGGTCCCTCCGGATTCTAATTACCTCGGCGGTGCCAATTTCGTGTTACCTTCACGTGGAGAGGGTATGGATCAGTTGACTCTCTCCTTCCAGGGTGAAGTCTATGTGTTCGATGCCGTATCCCCAGAGAAG GTACAGGCGGTTCTGCTATTGCTGGGAGGGTATGAAGTACCTTCTGGCGTGTCTGGCGTGGCATCCTCTCCAAATCAGAGG AGTTTAGCTGAGTACCCTCGGCGCTCGAGTCTTCCTCAGAGAGAGGCTTCTCTTCATAGGTTccgggaaaaaagaaaagagcgaAACTTTGACAAGAAAATTCGATATACCGTCCGGAAAGAAGTTGCTCTCAG GATGCAGCGTAAAAAGGGTCAATTCACATCATCAAAGGCGACTTTAGATGAAACAGCATCAGGTTCTTCAAATTGGAATGGTTCAGGACAAGATGATTCACAGCAAGAAACTTT ATGCACACACTGTGGCAATAGTTCAAAGTCCACTCCAATGATGCGTCGTGGGCCAGCTGGACCTAGGACTCTGTGCAATGCATGTGGGCTTATGTGGGCAAACAAG GGGACTTTAAGAGATCTTTCCAGGACGCCAATAATTGTGCAAACCTTATCTGCGGGAACTCAGGATACTTCGGCAAACCGTATTGAGCAG GGTGAAGTTAATGGGTCTGATTTGGGAACCAACAATCAGGGACCACCTGCAGATGTTGCTGCTAATTCCAATGGAAACTCTGTTGTAACAGCTGAACAGTGA
- the LOC122084433 gene encoding probable disease resistance protein At5g63020 isoform X1 codes for MASMIIQPLIGWIPIYVIDPIRVRFRISRNLRENIEELENTAATLDARSKDEQARLEEAKRREGVFASAEANRWFTQVHKAVSDASNLKTEYEQRSRGRCLNCLRCSGYKLSKRASKLKQNIDKLYEEELKSRWSTVAMPLASTSSSQIGKGTSTSQIGKGKKMDTVSIDGQTATEKLKREIIDAVLDDRYVVVGLYGMGGIGKTTILRHVYEHFRFIDYFEFVIFVTVSATPDFVEIRKQIANSLGFEKWEDDKDLKKELPTLLERKKYMFIVDDLWQPITDLSELCICAPTKKNGCKILMASRLLPVVTRFVIRFARRDSLHTIRVNSLPPDEAWNLFVQKVGEAITSKPAIEPIAKEVLRKCGGLPLAIIVVGGTMSTRETEGEWKDAVRELEHQASSLEGIEEEVFPILMFSFEKLEPVEQSLFLYCCLFPEDFIFDKTLLYEFAIGEETMCDEMHKLGDLRNKVDVLIGKLRNSSMLEDAGEGDVKLHDVLRELGLWITSSTSSSTTNKYGYYYKFIAKAGARITEAPNPSEWNKATKISLIMNNGIESVLKLPDQCPLLHTLLLRKCTNIKIPQVHFLEQMPALRILDLRDTGITNLPSSISHLVNLRLLCLNRCANLQKLPPEIGMLIQLIWLDLSCCEGLRKLPAEMKKLKNLRRLDISLTSQLERMPHGVFSGLHKLEELDAEQSLLMLYTDSVMELSKLTPRLTSIRIPRAKIRNITISHWLKPLLLVKGMARSLHLQNCVIDPSALPDLLLEDFPDFTKFTFCQGLIQVPSYGCRELIVQCCPDLKALLIVKESKRDAFERLNKLEFDRLDQLETICNGVPLQLRCFTNLRYIEIKGCPNLKVLFTNGVIQLLKKLKSLLVYRCPQLMNIMVSNYEDLEIVDGMINAFPSLEEMLLFELPELTAICQLNLKWSRQFRRKIHLCPKLRRTGHLEWEDDKHSYENMWERERERERVKREEEEKNEKEEEDEGEEEEGGEIQLGG; via the exons ATGGCTTCCATGATCATACAACCGTTGATAGGATGGATTCCCATATATGTAATCGATCCTATCAGAGTTAGGTTTCGGATCTCACGGAACCTTAGGGAGAACATTGAAGAATTAGAAAACACAGCAGCGACGCTAGATGCGAGGAGTAAAGACGAACAAGCACGACTAGAAGAAGCAAAGAGGCGTGAGGGGGTTTTTGCATCAGCAGAGGCAAATCGTTGGTTCACTCAAGTTCATAAAGCTGTATCCGACGCCAGCAACCTAAAAACTGAGTACGAGCAAAGAAGTAGAGGACGATGTCTAAACTGCTTACGCTGTTCAGGTTATAAGCTCAGCAAAAGAGCGTCGAAGCTCAAGCAAAACATCGACAAATTGTATGAAGAGGAACTAAAATCTCGTTGGAGTACTGTGGCTATGCCTCTGGCTTCTACCTCTTCCTCGCAGATAGGGAAAGGTACCTCTACCTCGCAGAtagggaaagggaagaagatggacACCGTTTCCATCGATGGCCAAACAGCAACAGAGAAATTGAAGCGTGAGATCATCGATGCGGTGCTGGACGAtaggtatgttgtggttgggttgTACGGTATGGGAGGTATAGGCAAAACAACAATCCTAAGACATGTCTATGAGCATTTTCGATTCATCGATTACTTTGAATTTGTCATTTTCGTTACAGTGTCAGCCACACCAGATTTTGTTGAAATACGAAAACAGATTGCGAATAGCTTGGGCTTCGAAAAATGGGAAGATGATaaagatttgaaaaaagaatTGCCTACCCTtcttgaaagaaagaaatatatgttCATTGTAGACGATCTGTGGCAGCCTATTACTGATCTTAGTGAACTCTGCATTTGTGCACCAACGAAGAAGAACGGCTGCAAAATATTAATGGCGTCTCGGTTATTACCGGTGGTTACAAGGTTTGTTATCCGCTTTGCTAGGAGAGATTCTCTTCACACGATTCGAGTGAACAGCCTACCACCAGATGAAGCTTGGAATCTTTTTGTCCAAAAAGTTGGTGAGGCTATTACTTCTAAACCAGCAATAGAACCCATTGCCAAGGAGGTTCTTAGAAAGTGTGGTGGATTGCCACTTGCTATCATTGTTGTTGGTGGTACAATGTCAACACGAGAAACAGAGGGAGAATGGAAAGATGCTGTACGTGAATTGGAGCATCAAGCTTCAAGTCTTGAAGGAATAGAAGAAGAGGTATTTCCAATACTCATGTTTAGTTTTGAAAAATTGGAACCTGTTGAACAATCTCTCTTCTTGTATTGCTGTCTATTTCCCGAGGATTTCATCTTTGACAAAACATTATTATATGAGTTTGCCATTGGTGAAGAAACTATGTGTGATGAAATGCATAAGCTTGGAGATTTGAGAAATAAAGTTGATGTTCTGATTGGAAAGCTTCGAAATTCATCTATGCTTGAGGATGCTGGCGAAGGAGATGTTAAATTGCACGATGTGTTGCGTGAATTGGGTTTGTGGATCACGTCTTCTACTTCTAGTTCTACAACAAATAAGTATGGGTACTACTACAAATTCATTGCGAAGGCAGGTGCTAGAATAACTGAGGCACCCAATCCCTCAGAATGGAACAAAGCTACTAAGATTTCATTGATTATGAATAATGGGATAGAATCTGTACTCAAATTGCCTGATCAATGTCCTCTACTGCATACATTACTCCTCCGAAAATGTACTAATATTAAGATCCCCCAAGTTCACTTCTTGGAGCAGATGCCTGCACTTCGGATACTTGATTTGCGCGACACTGGGATAACAAATTTGCCATCTTCAATATCTCATCTTGTGAATCTTCGTTTGTTGTGCTTGAATCGTTGTGCCAATCTACAAAAATTGCCACCTGAAATCGGAATGCTGATTCAGCTCATATGGTTAGATTTGAGTTGTTGCGAGGGGCTAAGAAAACTACCAGCGGAGATGAAAAAGTTGAAAAACTTAAGGCGTCTGGACATCTCATTGACTTCCCAGCTTGAGAGGATGCCACATGGGGTATTTTCTGGATTGCATAAGCTAGAAGAGTTGGATGCTGAGCAAAGCTTGTTAATGTTGTACACTGATAGTGTAATGGAATTGTCTAAATTGACTCCTCGCTTGACCTCTATTAGGATTCCAAGGGCCAAAATAAGAAATATCACGATCTCCCATTGGTTGAAGCCATTATTATTAGTTAAAGGCATGGCTAGATCTTTACACCTGCAGAATTGTGTTATTGATCCTTCAGCCTTGCCGGACCTTCTTTTGGAAGACTTTCCTGACTTTACAAAGTTCACATTCTGTCAGGGTTTGATACAGGTTCCAAGTTATGGCTGTAGAGAACTAATTGTTCAATGTTGTCCAGATCTCAAGGCATTACTGATCGTAAAGGAATCCAAAAGAGATGCTTTTGAAAGGTTAAATAAGTTAGAATTTGATCGATTAGATCAATTGGAGACAATATGCAATGGGGTTCCACTGCAGCTTAGATGCTTTACTAATCTAAGATATATAGAAATAAAGGGATGCCCCAATCTCAAGGTGCTTTTCACTAATGGTGTAATTCAGTTACTGAAAAAGTTGAAGTCTTTACTTGTATATCGATGTCCTCAATTGATGAACATTATGGTATCAAATTATGAGGACTTGGAAATTGTcgatggaatgatcaatgcatTTCCAAGTTTGGAAGAAATGTTATTATTTGAGCTACCAGAATTGACAGCCATATGCCAGCTTAATTTGAAGTGGTCGCGTCAATTTAGAAGGAAAATTCATCTTTGTCCTAAGTTGAGGAGGACCGGCCATCTAGAATGGGAAGATGATAAACACTCTTATGAAAATATGtgg gaaagagaaagagaaagagaaagagtaaaaagagaagaggaagaaaagaatgagaaagaagaagaagatgaaggggaggaggaggaggggggtgAAATTCAACTTGGGGGCTAG
- the LOC122084434 gene encoding abscisic stress-ripening protein 5-like, whose translation MAEEKHHHHLFHHHKEEKPVEEAVYSETTYAGDGLGGVSAVETTVVATSTVDYEKEEKHHKHKEHLGELGAVAAGAFALHEKHQSKKDPEHAHKHKIEEEIAAAVAVGSGGYAFHEHHEKKEAKKEDEEAHGKKHHHLF comes from the exons ATGGCTGAGGagaagcaccaccaccacctcttccACCACCACAAGGAGGAGAAGCCTGTAGAGGAGGCTGTGTATTCTGAGACCACTTACGCCGGCGATGGCTTGGGCGGAGTCTCCGCTGTGGAGACCACCGTGGTTGCCACCTCCACTGTGGATtatgagaaagaggagaagcACCACAAGCACAAGGAACACCTCGGTGAGCTAGGTGCTGTCGCTGCTGGTGCTTTTGCTCTG CACGAGAAGCACCAGTCTAAGAAAGACCCTGAGCATGCTCACAAGCACAAGATTGAGGAGGAGATCGCAGCAGCAGTTGCAGTGGGGAGTGGTGGATATGCCTTCCACGAGCACCATGAGAAGAAAGAGGCcaagaaagaagatgaggaagCTCATGGCAAGAAACATCACCATCTCTTCTAA
- the LOC122084433 gene encoding probable disease resistance protein At5g63020 isoform X2 yields MASMIIQPLIGWIPIYVIDPIRVRFRISRNLRENIEELENTAATLDARSKDEQARLEEAKRREGVFASAEANRWFTQVHKAVSDASNLKTEYEQRSRGRCLNCLRCSGYKLSKRASKLKQNIDKLYEEELKSRWSTVAMPLASTSSSQIGKGTSTSQIGKGKKMDTVSIDGQTATEKLKREIIDAVLDDRYVVVGLYGMGGIGKTTILRHVYEHFRFIDYFEFVIFVTVSATPDFVEIRKQIANSLGFEKWEDDKDLKKELPTLLERKKYMFIVDDLWQPITDLSELCICAPTKKNGCKILMASRLLPVVTRFVIRFARRDSLHTIRVNSLPPDEAWNLFVQKVGEAITSKPAIEPIAKEVLRKCGGLPLAIIVVGGTMSTRETEGEWKDAVRELEHQASSLEGIEEEVFPILMFSFEKLEPVEQSLFLYCCLFPEDFIFDKTLLYEFAIGEETMCDEMHKLGDLRNKVDVLIGKLRNSSMLEDAGEGDVKLHDVLRELGLWITSSTSSSTTNKYGYYYKFIAKAGARITEAPNPSEWNKATKISLIMNNGIESVLKLPDQCPLLHTLLLRKCTNIKIPQVHFLEQMPALRILDLRDTGITNLPSSISHLVNLRLLCLNRCANLQKLPPEIGMLIQLIWLDLSCCEGLRKLPAEMKKLKNLRRLDISLTSQLERMPHGVFSGLHKLEELDAEQSLLMLYTDSVMELSKLTPRLTSIRIPRAKIRNITISHWLKPLLLVKGMARSLHLQNCVIDPSALPDLLLEDFPDFTKFTFCQGLIQVPSYGCRELIVQCCPDLKALLIVKESKRDAFERLNKLEFDRLDQLETICNGVPLQLRCFTNLRYIEIKGCPNLKVLFTNGVIQLLKKLKSLLVYRCPQLMNIMVSNYEDLEIVDGMINAFPSLEEMLLFELPELTAICQLNLKWSRQFRRKIHLCPKLRRTGHLEWEDDKHSYENMWVKIWCHRDYGKEN; encoded by the exons ATGGCTTCCATGATCATACAACCGTTGATAGGATGGATTCCCATATATGTAATCGATCCTATCAGAGTTAGGTTTCGGATCTCACGGAACCTTAGGGAGAACATTGAAGAATTAGAAAACACAGCAGCGACGCTAGATGCGAGGAGTAAAGACGAACAAGCACGACTAGAAGAAGCAAAGAGGCGTGAGGGGGTTTTTGCATCAGCAGAGGCAAATCGTTGGTTCACTCAAGTTCATAAAGCTGTATCCGACGCCAGCAACCTAAAAACTGAGTACGAGCAAAGAAGTAGAGGACGATGTCTAAACTGCTTACGCTGTTCAGGTTATAAGCTCAGCAAAAGAGCGTCGAAGCTCAAGCAAAACATCGACAAATTGTATGAAGAGGAACTAAAATCTCGTTGGAGTACTGTGGCTATGCCTCTGGCTTCTACCTCTTCCTCGCAGATAGGGAAAGGTACCTCTACCTCGCAGAtagggaaagggaagaagatggacACCGTTTCCATCGATGGCCAAACAGCAACAGAGAAATTGAAGCGTGAGATCATCGATGCGGTGCTGGACGAtaggtatgttgtggttgggttgTACGGTATGGGAGGTATAGGCAAAACAACAATCCTAAGACATGTCTATGAGCATTTTCGATTCATCGATTACTTTGAATTTGTCATTTTCGTTACAGTGTCAGCCACACCAGATTTTGTTGAAATACGAAAACAGATTGCGAATAGCTTGGGCTTCGAAAAATGGGAAGATGATaaagatttgaaaaaagaatTGCCTACCCTtcttgaaagaaagaaatatatgttCATTGTAGACGATCTGTGGCAGCCTATTACTGATCTTAGTGAACTCTGCATTTGTGCACCAACGAAGAAGAACGGCTGCAAAATATTAATGGCGTCTCGGTTATTACCGGTGGTTACAAGGTTTGTTATCCGCTTTGCTAGGAGAGATTCTCTTCACACGATTCGAGTGAACAGCCTACCACCAGATGAAGCTTGGAATCTTTTTGTCCAAAAAGTTGGTGAGGCTATTACTTCTAAACCAGCAATAGAACCCATTGCCAAGGAGGTTCTTAGAAAGTGTGGTGGATTGCCACTTGCTATCATTGTTGTTGGTGGTACAATGTCAACACGAGAAACAGAGGGAGAATGGAAAGATGCTGTACGTGAATTGGAGCATCAAGCTTCAAGTCTTGAAGGAATAGAAGAAGAGGTATTTCCAATACTCATGTTTAGTTTTGAAAAATTGGAACCTGTTGAACAATCTCTCTTCTTGTATTGCTGTCTATTTCCCGAGGATTTCATCTTTGACAAAACATTATTATATGAGTTTGCCATTGGTGAAGAAACTATGTGTGATGAAATGCATAAGCTTGGAGATTTGAGAAATAAAGTTGATGTTCTGATTGGAAAGCTTCGAAATTCATCTATGCTTGAGGATGCTGGCGAAGGAGATGTTAAATTGCACGATGTGTTGCGTGAATTGGGTTTGTGGATCACGTCTTCTACTTCTAGTTCTACAACAAATAAGTATGGGTACTACTACAAATTCATTGCGAAGGCAGGTGCTAGAATAACTGAGGCACCCAATCCCTCAGAATGGAACAAAGCTACTAAGATTTCATTGATTATGAATAATGGGATAGAATCTGTACTCAAATTGCCTGATCAATGTCCTCTACTGCATACATTACTCCTCCGAAAATGTACTAATATTAAGATCCCCCAAGTTCACTTCTTGGAGCAGATGCCTGCACTTCGGATACTTGATTTGCGCGACACTGGGATAACAAATTTGCCATCTTCAATATCTCATCTTGTGAATCTTCGTTTGTTGTGCTTGAATCGTTGTGCCAATCTACAAAAATTGCCACCTGAAATCGGAATGCTGATTCAGCTCATATGGTTAGATTTGAGTTGTTGCGAGGGGCTAAGAAAACTACCAGCGGAGATGAAAAAGTTGAAAAACTTAAGGCGTCTGGACATCTCATTGACTTCCCAGCTTGAGAGGATGCCACATGGGGTATTTTCTGGATTGCATAAGCTAGAAGAGTTGGATGCTGAGCAAAGCTTGTTAATGTTGTACACTGATAGTGTAATGGAATTGTCTAAATTGACTCCTCGCTTGACCTCTATTAGGATTCCAAGGGCCAAAATAAGAAATATCACGATCTCCCATTGGTTGAAGCCATTATTATTAGTTAAAGGCATGGCTAGATCTTTACACCTGCAGAATTGTGTTATTGATCCTTCAGCCTTGCCGGACCTTCTTTTGGAAGACTTTCCTGACTTTACAAAGTTCACATTCTGTCAGGGTTTGATACAGGTTCCAAGTTATGGCTGTAGAGAACTAATTGTTCAATGTTGTCCAGATCTCAAGGCATTACTGATCGTAAAGGAATCCAAAAGAGATGCTTTTGAAAGGTTAAATAAGTTAGAATTTGATCGATTAGATCAATTGGAGACAATATGCAATGGGGTTCCACTGCAGCTTAGATGCTTTACTAATCTAAGATATATAGAAATAAAGGGATGCCCCAATCTCAAGGTGCTTTTCACTAATGGTGTAATTCAGTTACTGAAAAAGTTGAAGTCTTTACTTGTATATCGATGTCCTCAATTGATGAACATTATGGTATCAAATTATGAGGACTTGGAAATTGTcgatggaatgatcaatgcatTTCCAAGTTTGGAAGAAATGTTATTATTTGAGCTACCAGAATTGACAGCCATATGCCAGCTTAATTTGAAGTGGTCGCGTCAATTTAGAAGGAAAATTCATCTTTGTCCTAAGTTGAGGAGGACCGGCCATCTAGAATGGGAAGATGATAAACACTCTTATGAAAATATGtgg GTAAAGATATGGTGTCATAGAGAttatggaaaagaaaattag
- the LOC122084946 gene encoding uncharacterized protein LOC122084946: MVSLSNGVYGIPEQELLEMVTALRSRGYKLFCNALMTSDIHDEILSGSSFTFFAPTDSALFALDMATTATYYVQTLRFHVVPGRFSMLFLRSLPSISSFSTLLPHKHIFISHERMPNSNLIAVNNVEIVFPGLFYSRDIAVHGLSSILILRHNGSAHAQPQSTAKSAANDTNTLSPSMNVADLDRISPIANSPDDRLPVDYSSYEESPDTHPYWNLYSAPAPEQSKSEFGETPVEICGGHEKVLKTDNGIHGEATAATEEILEETQWPLDGKTEYPAMTSDKGL, from the exons ATGGTGTCTCTCTCCAATGGCGTATACGGAATTCCCGAACAAGAACTCTTGGAGATGGTGACTGCTCTGAGATCGAGAGGGTACAAGCTCTTCTGCAACGCCTTAATGACATCGGATATCCACGACGAGATCCTCTCGGGAAGCTCCTTCACATTCTTTGCTCCCACCGACTCTGCTCTCTTTGCTCTGGACATGGCCACCACCGCCACCTATTACGTTCAGACTCTCCGTTTCCACGTCGTTCCCGGCCGTTTCTCAATGTTGTTTCTTCGTTCTCTCCCttccatttcttctttctccacaCTTCTCCCTCACAAACACATCTTCATCTCCCACGAACGAATGCCGAATTCTAACCTAATCGCAGTAAACAACGTCGAGATTGTCTTTCCTGGTCTCTTCTACAGCCGTGATATCGCCGTCCACGGCTTAAGCAGTATACTCATACTCCGTCACAATGGATCTGCCCATGCTCAGCCTCAGTCGACGGCGAAATCCGCTGCTAACGATACAAATACTCTCTCGCCGAGCATGAACGTTGCGGATCTGGACAGAATTTCACCAATTGCAAATTCGCCGGACGATAGACTTCCGGTGGACTATTCATCGTACGAGGAGTCACCAGATACTCATCCCTATTGGAATTTATATTCGGCGCCAGCACCGGAACAGAGTAAGTCGGAATTTGGTGAAACTCCGGTGGAAATTTGCGGTGGACATGAGAAGGTACTGAAGACTGATAATGGAATTCACGGCGAAGCCACTGCTGCAACGGAGGAGATTTTAGAAGAAACTCAGTGGCCGTTGGATGGGAAGACAGAGTACCCTGCGATGACCAGTGACAAGG GTTTGTGA
- the LOC122083996 gene encoding GATA transcription factor 24-like isoform X1 has protein sequence MPEANEQVPLYNHDDHMQSMNHPVSQIEEEDDGAAGESIDNPHVRYEAHTLENGGVGRNLEVMDGVEEVPPDSNYLGGANFVLPSRGEGMDQLTLSFQGEVYVFDAVSPEKVQAVLLLLGGYEVPSGVSGVASSPNQRSLAEYPRRSSLPQREASLHRFREKRKERNFDKKIRYTVRKEVALRMQRKKGQFTSSKATLDETASGSSNWNGSGQDDSQQETLWVLCTHCGNSSKSTPMMRRGPAGPRTLCNACGLMWANKGTLRDLSRTPIIVQTLSAGTQDTSANRIEQGEVNGSDLGTNNQGPPADVAANSNGNSVVTAEQ, from the exons ATGCCTGAGGCGAATGAACAGGTACCATTGTACAACCATGACGACCACATGCAGTCCATGAACCACCCTGTGAGCCAGATCGAGGAAGAAGACGACGGGGCAGCTGGAGAGTCCATCGACAATCCTCACGTACGTTACGAAGCTCACACGCTGGAAAACGGTGGTGTTGGGCGCAACCTCGAGGTTATGGATGGCGTTGAAGAGGTCCCTCCGGATTCTAATTACCTCGGCGGTGCCAATTTCGTGTTACCTTCACGTGGAGAGGGTATGGATCAGTTGACTCTCTCCTTCCAGGGTGAAGTCTATGTGTTCGATGCCGTATCCCCAGAGAAG GTACAGGCGGTTCTGCTATTGCTGGGAGGGTATGAAGTACCTTCTGGCGTGTCTGGCGTGGCATCCTCTCCAAATCAGAGG AGTTTAGCTGAGTACCCTCGGCGCTCGAGTCTTCCTCAGAGAGAGGCTTCTCTTCATAGGTTccgggaaaaaagaaaagagcgaAACTTTGACAAGAAAATTCGATATACCGTCCGGAAAGAAGTTGCTCTCAG GATGCAGCGTAAAAAGGGTCAATTCACATCATCAAAGGCGACTTTAGATGAAACAGCATCAGGTTCTTCAAATTGGAATGGTTCAGGACAAGATGATTCACAGCAAGAAACTTTGTGGGTGTT ATGCACACACTGTGGCAATAGTTCAAAGTCCACTCCAATGATGCGTCGTGGGCCAGCTGGACCTAGGACTCTGTGCAATGCATGTGGGCTTATGTGGGCAAACAAG GGGACTTTAAGAGATCTTTCCAGGACGCCAATAATTGTGCAAACCTTATCTGCGGGAACTCAGGATACTTCGGCAAACCGTATTGAGCAG GGTGAAGTTAATGGGTCTGATTTGGGAACCAACAATCAGGGACCACCTGCAGATGTTGCTGCTAATTCCAATGGAAACTCTGTTGTAACAGCTGAACAGTGA